A genomic segment from Streptomyces sp. NBC_00459 encodes:
- a CDS encoding MarR family winged helix-turn-helix transcriptional regulator, with amino-acid sequence MHEDGNGEGNPGGRRVESATPGRGVEREFLALERELTVFLRRARANSGEMAREVHPDLESSAYGLLVRLDECGRQRATELAAYIGVGKATMSRQLRALEELGLIAREPDPADGRAWLVHLTDEGRVRFRAVREARRERYVRKLAAWDRMEVAELARLLHQLNLGMEK; translated from the coding sequence GTGCACGAGGACGGGAACGGCGAGGGGAACCCCGGCGGGCGGCGAGTCGAGTCCGCGACCCCCGGGCGTGGGGTCGAGCGGGAATTCCTCGCCCTGGAGCGCGAGTTGACGGTGTTCCTGCGGCGCGCCCGGGCCAACTCCGGGGAGATGGCCCGCGAGGTCCACCCCGACCTGGAGTCGTCGGCGTACGGACTACTGGTGCGCCTCGACGAGTGCGGGCGCCAGCGTGCCACCGAGCTCGCGGCCTACATCGGTGTCGGCAAGGCCACCATGTCCCGCCAGCTGCGGGCCCTGGAGGAGCTGGGCCTGATCGCCCGCGAGCCGGACCCCGCCGACGGACGCGCCTGGCTCGTCCACCTCACGGACGAGGGCCGCGTCCGCTTCCGTGCCGTCCGGGAGGCGCGACGGGAGCGGTACGTGCGCAAGCTGGCCGCCTGGGACCGCATGGAGGTGGCCGAACTGGCCCGGCTGCTCCACCAGCTCAACCTCGGCATGGAGAAGTAG